Below is a window of Magnetospirillum sp. WYHS-4 DNA.
TGTGCCAGTTCGCCCAGCACCATCCCGTAGCGGCGCACGTCGAAGCCCTTCACCGTCACCTTGGCCGGCTGGCCGATGCGCACGTGGCCCACGTCCTTGGGATCGAGGCGCGCTTCGACCACCACCTGCTCGTCCAGAGGCACGATGGTCATCAACACTTGGGCCGGCTCGATGACCGCGCCGACGCTGTGCACCTTCATGCCGTGCACGACGCCGCCCACCGGCGCCACCAGATCCAGACGGTTGACCCGGTCCTGGAGTCGGCTGACATTCTCGCGCACCTCGGCCAGTTCGGACAGGGCGGCATTCAGTTCCTCGGTGGCCTTGCCGCGCTCGGTGATGTCCAGTTCCAAAACTTGGCTCTCGGTCTCGCGGACGGCGGCGCGAGCCTGTTCCTCGGAAACTTCCGCCTCGGTCAGGGCGCCCTGGACCTTGGCCAGTTCGAGTTGGGAACTGAGCAAGGTCACCCGCGAGCCGTAACCTTGCTTGTGCAGGTCGTCGCGCATGCCGACCGCCTCGCGGACCAGGTGGATCTGCTGGTGCAGGCTGGCGGCCCGCTTGGTCTGTACGTCCACCTGCTTCTGACGTTGGCGCAACTGGTTTTCCAGGACCGTCTTCTGGCCGGCGATGCGGTCGCGGGTCGATTGCAGAACGAAGCGGGCCTCGGCGATCAAGTCGCCGTAGCTACCGTTGAGTTCGGAAAAATCCGGCTCGCCGCCTTCGATGAAGGCACGCAGGCGCTTGGCCTTGATGGTGAGAGCGGCGAAGCGGGCCTTCACTTGGTCCAGTTCGGCAACCCGGAGGGTCGGGTCGATGCGCAGCAGGACTTGCCCTTGCCGGACCAGATCGCCGTCGCGGACCAGAACCTCGCCGACGAGGCCCCCTTCCAGGTGCTGCACCGGGCGCTCCGCCCCCGATGGCACGACCTCGCCTTCGGTTCGGGCGGCCGTGGCCACGGTGAGGAAGTTGGCCCAGACAGCCCCGGCCAGCATCGTCCCTAGGACCAATCCCGCCGTCCAGAAGCCGAGGCGGGATGGTTCCACTTCCTCGAGGATCGCCTCGTGAGAAAGATGGCGCATCTGGTTCCGGGGGATGGCCCCCGGCCTGAACGCGGCGATCTTGGTGGACGGCATGGGTCGGTTTCTCCCTCTTCCTCAAGCCCCCGCGGCCATGCGGGCCAGAACCAGTTCCGGCGGCCCCAGGTGGAGCGGCTGGCCTTGTTCGAGTACCAAAAGCCGGTCGCAGAGCCGCATATGGCTGGGCCGATGGGTAATCATCACGATGGTGCGGGTGCCTTTGAGCCGTTGCAGAGCCGCGATGAAATCGCGTTCGTCGGCCTCGTCCGCCGAACCGGCCGGTTCGTCCAGGATCAGGACCGGAGCATCCCGCAGGAAAGCCCGCGCCAAGCCCAGCTTGCGCAGGAAACCCTGGGGCACGTGGCTCAGGAGGCCTTCACGGAACCGGGTGTCGAAGCCGGCAGGCAGGGATTCGATGACGTCCAGCAGGCCGGCCAGGTCACAGGCTCGCCGCACATCGTCGACACTGGCGGCGGGATTGGACATGGCGATGTTGTCGAACAGGGTGCCGGCGAAGGCGTGGTTGCGCTGGGGGACGTAGGCCAGGGTCTGGCGCAGGGTGATGGGGCGCAATTGCCGGATGTCGACGCCGTCCAGGGTCACGGTACCCGCCTGGGGCCGGTAGACGCCCAGGGCAAGCTTGGCCAGGGTGGTCTTGCCGGAGCCGCTGCCGCCGCTGACGGCCAGCATCTCCCCCGGTTCGATTTCCAGGGTTAGCCCGAGGATCGCGGGATTGCCTTCCGCCGAATAGCGCATGCTCACCCGGTTGAAGGCAAGGCGGCCCTCGAAAGCGATGGAAGCCACCGGCGCATCGCCCGGTTCCTGCTCGCGTTCGTATCCCAGCATGGCGACAAGCTGGCGGAGGCTCTGCTGCATCTGCTCGATCCGGTTGCTTTGGCCGAACAAGGTCTGCATGGGGGCCAGGATGCGCCAGACCAGCATCATGGTGGCGATGAGGGCGCCCATGGTCATGTCGCCTTCCATGGCCAGAAGGACGCCGATCCCCAATGTCGCGGTTCCCGCCGCCACCATCAGCACATGGGCGGCGTTGTGGGCGATGGCCTGCAACCGGGAGCCATCGTGATTGGCCCAGGCGGCTTCGGCCGACAGCTTGCGGAAGCGCTCCCGCCAAAGGTCCTCGGCGCCCATCTGTTTGATCGAGCGCAGCCACCAGATCATCTCGACCACGAAGGCATAGCGCTGCGAGCGCGCTTCGCCGGAACGCTTCATGCGGTCGCGGATTGCCGGTTCGGTAATCAGTCCAATCAGCAGGTAAAGCACCAGCAGGACCAGCGGCACCGCCGCCAAGGGGCCGGCGATCAGGCCGATCACCGCGACGAAGACCACCACGAAGGGCAAGTCCAGCAGGGTGCCGGCCAGGGCACCGGTGAAAAATTCGCGCAGGAACTCGAACTCGCGGATGCGGGTCACCTGACCGCCGACGGGAGCCCGCTCGGTGAAGGCGGGCGGCAGGTGCATGATCTGTTCGAATACCTTGGTGCCGACCAGATAGTCCAGCCGCGCTCCCATGTAGGCCTGGCCCCGTGCCCGCAGCAGGCGGAATCCCAGTTCGGACAGGGTGGCGAGCCCGACGCCGAACAGCAACGCGGGCATCATCTCGGGCTGGCTTTTGGCGATCACCTGGTCGTAGACCGTCATGATGGCCAGCGATCCCACCAACGCCAGCACGTTGATGGCGAAGGTCATGGCCAGGATGGCGAGAATCAGGCCACGGAAATGCTTGGCGATGCCGCGCAGCCAGCCGCCGACCTCGGTGGCGGATGCCGGACGTTCTTTCGTCTCCGGCTTGACCAGATAGCAGTCGCCCGCAGGCAGGGCGGGGACGTGGCGGCAAGCCGCCGCCTTGCCTTCGAACACGGCGATGCCGTCGGCGTCGCGTCCCAGGAGTACGTAGGGATCGCCATTGCCGGCGACGAACAGGCAAGGCAGCAGGCGCTCGGTCACTTCCTCGGGGCGTGCCGTCAGGTGGGTGGTTCCGAAGCCGAGCCGGGCGAGCACGTCGCGAAATTCCGCGAAGCTCAACTCGTCGGATTCGTGGGGCAGCGCCTCCGCGATCTGGCGGGCGGCTCCCTGCCATTCGAGGGCGTCGAGCAGGGTGACCAGGCAGCCGATGAAGGCAGAATTGGTCTCCCGGTGGCCCAGCCGGTCCACCAGTACGGCCAGCCATTCCTTGGCCAGTTGCTTCGACGAGGCGCGCTGCAGGGAAATCCTACCC
It encodes the following:
- a CDS encoding HlyD family type I secretion periplasmic adaptor subunit, translated to MPSTKIAAFRPGAIPRNQMRHLSHEAILEEVEPSRLGFWTAGLVLGTMLAGAVWANFLTVATAARTEGEVVPSGAERPVQHLEGGLVGEVLVRDGDLVRQGQVLLRIDPTLRVAELDQVKARFAALTIKAKRLRAFIEGGEPDFSELNGSYGDLIAEARFVLQSTRDRIAGQKTVLENQLRQRQKQVDVQTKRAASLHQQIHLVREAVGMRDDLHKQGYGSRVTLLSSQLELAKVQGALTEAEVSEEQARAAVRETESQVLELDITERGKATEELNAALSELAEVRENVSRLQDRVNRLDLVAPVGGVVHGMKVHSVGAVIEPAQVLMTIVPLDEQVVVEARLDPKDVGHVRIGQPAKVTVKGFDVRRYGMVLGELAQVSPATLMDEKGQPYFKGRIVLKEDVIRDGETTYRVVPGMAVGVDIVTGSQTLLQYLTRPVYVSLVGAFSER
- a CDS encoding ABC transporter transmembrane domain-containing protein, encoding MGRISLQRASSKQLAKEWLAVLVDRLGHRETNSAFIGCLVTLLDALEWQGAARQIAEALPHESDELSFAEFRDVLARLGFGTTHLTARPEEVTERLLPCLFVAGNGDPYVLLGRDADGIAVFEGKAAACRHVPALPAGDCYLVKPETKERPASATEVGGWLRGIAKHFRGLILAILAMTFAINVLALVGSLAIMTVYDQVIAKSQPEMMPALLFGVGLATLSELGFRLLRARGQAYMGARLDYLVGTKVFEQIMHLPPAFTERAPVGGQVTRIREFEFLREFFTGALAGTLLDLPFVVVFVAVIGLIAGPLAAVPLVLLVLYLLIGLITEPAIRDRMKRSGEARSQRYAFVVEMIWWLRSIKQMGAEDLWRERFRKLSAEAAWANHDGSRLQAIAHNAAHVLMVAAGTATLGIGVLLAMEGDMTMGALIATMMLVWRILAPMQTLFGQSNRIEQMQQSLRQLVAMLGYEREQEPGDAPVASIAFEGRLAFNRVSMRYSAEGNPAILGLTLEIEPGEMLAVSGGSGSGKTTLAKLALGVYRPQAGTVTLDGVDIRQLRPITLRQTLAYVPQRNHAFAGTLFDNIAMSNPAASVDDVRRACDLAGLLDVIESLPAGFDTRFREGLLSHVPQGFLRKLGLARAFLRDAPVLILDEPAGSADEADERDFIAALQRLKGTRTIVMITHRPSHMRLCDRLLVLEQGQPLHLGPPELVLARMAAGA